The Peribacillus simplex genome contains a region encoding:
- a CDS encoding peptidylprolyl isomerase, which produces MAKKGYILMENGEKIEFDLFPNEAPNTVANFENLANTGFYNGVVFHRVIPGFVSQGGDPTGTGAGGSGKQIKCETEGNPHKHEAGSLSMAHAGRDTGSSQFFIVHEPQPHLNGVHTVFGKVTSGLETAKAMKNGDKMEKVEVFDAE; this is translated from the coding sequence ATGGCTAAAAAAGGATACATACTTATGGAAAATGGAGAAAAAATCGAATTTGACCTTTTCCCGAACGAAGCACCGAACACAGTGGCTAACTTCGAAAACTTGGCAAACACAGGATTTTATAATGGCGTAGTCTTTCACCGTGTAATCCCTGGTTTCGTAAGCCAAGGAGGAGATCCAACAGGTACTGGTGCAGGCGGAAGCGGCAAGCAAATCAAATGTGAAACAGAAGGAAACCCTCACAAACATGAGGCAGGAAGCCTATCGATGGCACATGCCGGAAGAGACACAGGCTCAAGCCAATTCTTTATCGTGCATGAACCACAACCGCATCTTAACGGTGTTCACACAGTATTCGGTAAAGTGACATCTGGACTTGAAACAGCCAAAGCCATGAAAAATGGCGACAAAATGGAAAAAGTCGAAGTTTTTGACGCTGAATGA
- a CDS encoding DUF1292 domain-containing protein, which yields MGKIREGEVFTLTDDSDEGHEVEVLGSLDVEGTEYVAVGLLEDIEKDTDEDIDIFFFRVEGEGDLLDIESDEEFEKVSMAFEAAFEAKE from the coding sequence ATGGGAAAAATTCGTGAAGGTGAAGTTTTCACCCTTACCGATGACAGCGATGAAGGTCATGAAGTAGAGGTTTTAGGATCATTGGATGTAGAAGGAACGGAATATGTTGCAGTAGGTTTGCTTGAAGATATTGAAAAGGATACAGATGAAGATATCGATATTTTCTTTTTCAGGGTCGAAGGCGAAGGTGACCTGCTCGATATCGAATCGGATGAAGAGTTCGAAAAGGTATCAATGGCGTTTGAAGCGGCATTTGAAGCGAAAGAATGA
- the rpmG gene encoding 50S ribosomal protein L33, which produces MRVNITLACTESGDRNYITTKNKRNDPDRIELKKYCPRLKKHTLHRETK; this is translated from the coding sequence ATGAGAGTAAACATTACTTTAGCATGCACAGAATCAGGGGACCGAAATTATATCACGACGAAAAACAAGCGGAATGACCCGGACAGGATCGAATTGAAAAAATACTGCCCGCGATTGAAGAAACACACGCTTCACCGTGAAACGAAGTAA
- a CDS encoding DUF4352 domain-containing protein: MKRLMIGALLLTAFGALNTQPAYKEETTAKEKTEEVARPLVKKDVYVPNPQLPDDIKLNQIGQNVSDAKGELTLKAYKKVNETLNVGPIEVKVKEMKVMHATPDYSMIDFFHGYTHDEDFDIVKMNVEIKNNTDKKIMFSPVAFLETDRGEHLTWEDDIYLEELAGEIEGNGSKSGNIGFILNDGNIKGVSVMTSDAVDEEGKVLAKGKSAEFAF, encoded by the coding sequence ATGAAAAGACTGATGATTGGTGCCCTGTTATTAACGGCATTTGGTGCTCTTAATACCCAACCAGCTTACAAAGAAGAAACGACCGCTAAAGAAAAAACAGAGGAAGTTGCCCGGCCACTGGTAAAAAAGGATGTCTATGTTCCGAATCCACAGCTTCCTGATGATATAAAATTGAACCAGATCGGTCAGAACGTTTCCGATGCAAAGGGCGAATTAACTTTGAAGGCCTATAAAAAAGTGAATGAAACATTGAATGTTGGCCCTATCGAGGTTAAAGTCAAAGAAATGAAAGTGATGCATGCCACTCCGGATTACAGCATGATTGATTTCTTCCACGGCTATACGCATGATGAAGATTTCGATATCGTAAAAATGAACGTGGAAATCAAAAATAATACGGATAAAAAAATCATGTTTTCCCCAGTTGCCTTCCTTGAAACGGATAGAGGAGAACATCTGACATGGGAAGATGATATCTACTTGGAAGAACTTGCTGGTGAAATAGAAGGAAACGGTTCAAAAAGCGGAAACATCGGTTTCATTCTAAATGATGGAAACATAAAGGGCGTATCCGTCATGACAAGTGATGCGGTGGATGAAGAAGGGAAAGTCCTTGCAAAAGGCAAATCAGCTGAATTCGCTTTTTAA
- a CDS encoding PAS domain-containing sensor histidine kinase, translating into MSKRLINYGKGQMGVQPEDNTEKFKSFMENNPDAISIVDLEGKTLQVNAAFEEFFGWTNDELIGMPFPIIPDFLKESVNELHDQIKAGVQKKGFETVRLRKDGQLIDVSISLFNIRDDENEPCALVFVYRDITNQKLAEAALKESEQRYRSLVEVSPEAIFVHRNGIIEYMNPMGAKMLGMDSVEDIIGKSVFQFVHLESRESVQRRIDIMRDDHQAVGLLEQKFIRLDGQVFYGETLGLPIIYKGQPAIQVFCRDITERKKTDELLCKSNMLSAVGQMAAGIAHELRNPLTTVKGFLQLLRENPEQKDYLEMTVSEVEKIETLANEFLSLAEPEAKVCEYIQLNDILDSVITLAEFQAILNDVEIIKEYKTESVSVFGEPNQLKQVFTNVVNNAIEAMPNGGKLHIQLHHGGDYAMIRFIDSGCGISNERMEHLGQPFYSTSEKGTGFGLMVSTKIIHEHNGEIHFSSEVGEGTIVDISLPINESSQ; encoded by the coding sequence ATGAGTAAAAGGCTTATTAATTATGGAAAAGGGCAAATGGGAGTACAGCCGGAGGATAATACCGAGAAATTTAAGTCTTTCATGGAGAACAACCCGGACGCCATTTCCATTGTTGATCTGGAAGGAAAGACCCTTCAGGTGAATGCAGCTTTTGAAGAGTTTTTCGGTTGGACGAATGATGAGCTCATTGGCATGCCGTTTCCTATTATTCCTGATTTCTTGAAGGAATCAGTCAATGAATTGCATGACCAGATTAAGGCAGGGGTACAAAAGAAAGGCTTTGAAACGGTCAGGTTAAGGAAGGATGGCCAGTTAATCGATGTAAGCATCTCCCTGTTCAATATTCGGGATGATGAAAATGAGCCGTGCGCTCTGGTTTTCGTTTATCGGGATATCACGAACCAAAAACTTGCCGAAGCTGCCTTGAAGGAAAGTGAGCAAAGGTATCGCAGTTTAGTGGAGGTGTCACCTGAAGCGATTTTTGTACATCGCAATGGGATCATCGAGTATATGAATCCCATGGGGGCAAAAATGCTTGGGATGGATAGTGTGGAAGATATTATTGGTAAATCGGTTTTTCAGTTCGTTCACCTGGAGTCCCGGGAGAGTGTACAAAGAAGAATCGATATCATGAGGGATGATCACCAGGCGGTTGGTTTACTGGAGCAAAAGTTCATTCGACTTGACGGACAAGTATTTTATGGAGAAACACTCGGTCTTCCGATTATTTATAAAGGTCAACCGGCCATACAGGTATTCTGCAGGGATATTACGGAGCGTAAAAAGACCGATGAGCTGCTCTGTAAATCCAATATGTTATCAGCGGTAGGACAGATGGCTGCGGGTATCGCACACGAATTAAGAAATCCATTAACTACGGTCAAAGGATTTTTACAATTATTAAGGGAAAATCCTGAGCAAAAGGATTATCTTGAAATGACGGTCAGTGAAGTTGAAAAAATCGAAACCCTGGCCAATGAATTTTTAAGTTTAGCAGAGCCTGAAGCGAAGGTTTGTGAATACATCCAGCTTAACGATATATTGGATAGTGTGATAACGTTAGCCGAGTTTCAAGCGATTTTGAATGATGTTGAAATCATCAAGGAATATAAGACGGAGTCGGTATCTGTCTTTGGAGAACCGAATCAGTTAAAACAAGTATTCACGAATGTCGTCAATAATGCGATAGAAGCCATGCCGAATGGCGGCAAACTTCATATACAGTTACATCATGGAGGAGACTATGCAATGATCCGTTTCATTGATTCAGGCTGCGGAATCTCAAATGAGCGCATGGAACATCTAGGGCAGCCTTTTTATAGCACCTCTGAAAAAGGAACGGGGTTTGGGCTCATGGTCAGTACTAAAATCATCCATGAGCATAATGGGGAAATTCATTTCAGCAGCGAAGTGGGAGAAGGGACGATTGTAGATATCAGTCTTCCTATCAATGAAAGTTCACAATGA
- a CDS encoding NADPH:quinone oxidoreductase family protein — MIQQFDALVVNKQDDQFTVNIQQLSLDDLPQGEVLIRVHYSGVNYKDSLAAIPNGNIVSSYPIVPGIDMAGVVVSSEDSRFKEGDEVIATSYGIGVSQSGGYSQFARVPAEWIVPLPDGLTMKEAMIIGTAGFTAALSVLRLEENNLTPEQGSVLVTGATGGVGSFAVSILSKLGYSVEASTGKESEHEYLKKIGAATIVSREEVYDGKLRALGKQKWSGAIDPVGGEPLASVLSQIKYGGAVAVSGLTAGTSLPATVFPFILRGVNLLGIDSVNCPMDTRLKVWHRLATDFKLDHLEQLIQQEITLEELPDVLPTLLKGEARGRTIVKL; from the coding sequence ATGATACAGCAATTTGATGCATTGGTCGTGAACAAGCAAGATGATCAATTCACCGTTAACATTCAGCAACTGTCACTTGATGACCTACCTCAAGGCGAAGTGCTCATCCGTGTTCATTATTCCGGTGTGAACTATAAAGATAGCCTTGCGGCAATTCCAAATGGAAACATTGTCAGCAGCTATCCGATCGTTCCGGGAATTGACATGGCTGGTGTTGTCGTTTCATCTGAGGATTCCCGCTTTAAAGAAGGAGACGAAGTCATTGCGACCTCCTACGGAATTGGCGTTTCCCAATCAGGGGGCTATAGTCAATTTGCCCGTGTTCCTGCAGAGTGGATCGTCCCGCTTCCTGATGGCCTTACAATGAAAGAGGCGATGATCATCGGAACGGCCGGTTTCACCGCAGCCTTATCGGTTCTGCGACTGGAAGAAAATAATCTCACCCCTGAGCAAGGAAGCGTTCTCGTCACTGGTGCAACTGGCGGGGTCGGCAGTTTCGCCGTCTCGATCCTTTCCAAACTTGGCTATTCCGTTGAGGCGAGTACAGGAAAAGAATCGGAGCATGAATACTTGAAGAAAATCGGTGCGGCGACCATCGTTTCGCGTGAAGAAGTATATGATGGCAAGCTGCGGGCACTGGGAAAACAGAAGTGGAGCGGGGCAATAGATCCCGTCGGCGGTGAACCGTTAGCCTCGGTCCTTAGCCAAATCAAGTATGGCGGAGCTGTGGCGGTCAGTGGATTGACTGCTGGTACAAGCCTTCCAGCCACCGTCTTTCCATTCATTCTAAGAGGGGTTAATCTGCTTGGGATCGATTCGGTCAATTGCCCGATGGATACAAGATTGAAAGTTTGGCATCGCCTTGCCACCGACTTTAAACTCGACCATTTAGAACAGCTCATCCAACAGGAAATTACACTTGAAGAATTGCCGGACGTCCTTCCCACCCTATTAAAAGGGGAAGCAAGAGGCAGGACGATCGTTAAGCTATAA
- a CDS encoding cell wall hydrolase produces the protein MAVVKHTDADISLLARLLRAEGEGEGDQGMLMIGNVGINRIRSNCSDFKGLRTIPDMIYQEHAFEAVQKGYFYQRARDREKRLARRNVNGERLWPSKFSLWYFRPPGDCPATWYNQPLVGRFKLHCFNEPTGTECPNIYNTF, from the coding sequence ATGGCCGTTGTTAAGCACACTGATGCCGATATTTCCTTATTGGCAAGATTGCTTAGGGCGGAAGGTGAGGGTGAAGGTGATCAAGGCATGTTGATGATCGGTAATGTAGGGATCAATCGGATTAGGTCGAATTGTTCCGATTTCAAAGGGTTGAGGACGATTCCAGACATGATTTATCAGGAGCATGCCTTTGAAGCTGTACAGAAGGGGTATTTTTATCAGCGGGCAAGGGATAGGGAAAAAAGGCTTGCGCGCCGGAACGTAAATGGTGAAAGGCTATGGCCCTCGAAATTTAGCCTATGGTACTTCAGGCCACCGGGAGATTGTCCGGCAACCTGGTATAATCAGCCCCTGGTTGGGCGTTTCAAGCTTCATTGCTTTAATGAACCAACAGGTACGGAATGTCCGAACATTTATAATACATTTTAA
- a CDS encoding GTP-binding protein yields MEMKKIPVTVLSGYLGAGKTTLLNHILENRNDLKVAVIVNDMSEINIDASLVKQGGFTRTDEKLVEMQNGCICCTLREDLMIEVEKLAKQGDIDYIVIESTGISEPVPVAQTFSYVDESMGIDLAEYCRLDTMVTVVDGYNFWRDFTSGETLIDRMQATDAADGREVVDLLIDQIEFANVILLNKIDLIDADAVEELKAVLQKMNADARIIETNHSKVPLKDVLNTQLFDFEEASQGAGWIKELNEVHIPETLEYGISSFVYRRKIPFHPERLMEWVENWPVQVVRAKGFLWLASRNDTAGLLSQAGPSLTLQAAGKWIAAYPEEEQRQILKEAPELLERWDAVYGDRMTELVMIGIQMNQQEIETELDQCLLTETELQQDWSKYEDQLPAFTENVH; encoded by the coding sequence ATGGAGATGAAGAAAATTCCGGTTACGGTATTGAGTGGATACCTTGGTGCGGGAAAGACGACGCTTTTGAATCATATTCTTGAAAATCGGAATGATCTGAAGGTTGCCGTCATCGTTAATGATATGAGTGAAATCAATATTGATGCTTCTCTGGTCAAGCAGGGAGGGTTCACCCGGACGGATGAAAAACTGGTGGAAATGCAGAATGGCTGCATTTGCTGTACGCTTCGTGAGGATTTGATGATTGAAGTGGAGAAATTGGCGAAACAAGGGGACATTGATTACATCGTGATTGAATCGACTGGGATAAGTGAACCGGTACCTGTAGCTCAAACCTTCTCGTATGTTGATGAAAGCATGGGAATTGATTTAGCGGAATATTGCCGGCTTGATACGATGGTTACCGTTGTTGATGGGTATAACTTTTGGCGAGACTTCACTTCAGGAGAAACACTCATTGACAGGATGCAGGCAACTGATGCTGCGGATGGCAGGGAAGTGGTCGATCTATTAATAGATCAGATAGAGTTCGCCAATGTCATCCTATTGAATAAAATCGATCTAATTGATGCTGACGCCGTTGAGGAATTGAAAGCGGTTCTTCAAAAAATGAATGCGGATGCGAGGATCATCGAAACAAACCATTCCAAGGTGCCGCTAAAGGATGTATTGAATACGCAATTATTTGATTTTGAAGAGGCAAGCCAAGGAGCTGGCTGGATAAAGGAATTGAATGAAGTGCATATCCCGGAGACCCTGGAGTACGGGATTTCTTCCTTCGTTTACAGAAGGAAAATACCCTTTCATCCCGAGAGGCTGATGGAGTGGGTAGAAAACTGGCCCGTACAAGTGGTGAGGGCGAAGGGCTTCCTTTGGCTGGCATCGAGAAATGATACGGCAGGTTTACTATCGCAGGCAGGACCGTCATTAACTTTACAAGCAGCTGGTAAATGGATTGCAGCATACCCTGAGGAAGAACAGCGCCAAATTTTAAAGGAGGCACCTGAATTATTGGAACGGTGGGATGCAGTATACGGTGACAGGATGACGGAGCTGGTGATGATTGGCATTCAAATGAATCAACAGGAAATCGAAACTGAATTAGATCAATGCTTATTGACGGAAACTGAGTTGCAGCAGGATTGGTCTAAGTACGAAGATCAATTGCCTGCATTCACGGAAAACGTTCATTAA
- a CDS encoding oxidoreductase, which produces MIEKWNGEEMADVSGQTIVITGANSGIGFETAFALAGKGAEIILAVRNASKGEKAVDRILSVHPKANVHVMQLDLSDLSSIRHFADSFQENYDSLSVLINNAGVMIPPYSMTKDGFELQFGSNHLGHFALTGLLLPRILSTPKSRVVTLSSLAAINGYIDFENLNGENGYKPMKYYGQSKLANLLFARELQNKFNQHDASPMSIACHPGLSHTNLMSRGSGKPINRFVHFLSKTITQPASMGALPTLYAATEPTLTGGEYIGPDGKKSRKGFPRKDDIIDSLYNEETSKRLWDISETLTEVKYRFTESVTPK; this is translated from the coding sequence ATGATTGAAAAGTGGAATGGCGAAGAAATGGCAGATGTATCGGGGCAAACCATTGTGATTACTGGGGCAAATAGTGGAATTGGCTTCGAAACGGCTTTTGCCCTGGCCGGTAAGGGGGCAGAGATCATCCTTGCAGTCCGGAATGCTTCAAAGGGTGAAAAGGCAGTCGATAGAATCTTATCGGTCCATCCTAAGGCAAATGTACACGTGATGCAGCTGGATTTAAGCGATTTAAGCAGCATTCGGCATTTTGCTGATTCCTTTCAGGAGAACTATGACTCTCTATCCGTCCTCATCAATAACGCAGGTGTGATGATTCCGCCATACAGTATGACGAAAGATGGTTTCGAGCTGCAATTCGGCAGCAATCATCTCGGTCATTTTGCTTTGACGGGTCTCCTTCTTCCGCGTATCCTTTCCACGCCAAAATCGCGTGTGGTCACATTGAGCAGCTTGGCCGCCATCAATGGATATATAGACTTCGAAAATCTAAATGGTGAAAACGGATATAAACCAATGAAATACTATGGGCAAAGCAAGCTGGCCAATCTACTCTTCGCCCGCGAATTACAGAATAAATTCAACCAGCATGATGCAAGCCCGATGAGCATTGCCTGTCATCCGGGCCTTTCCCATACAAATCTCATGTCTCGCGGATCTGGAAAACCCATAAATAGATTCGTGCATTTTCTTTCGAAAACCATCACCCAGCCGGCGAGTATGGGAGCATTGCCTACCCTTTATGCCGCAACGGAACCTACATTAACAGGCGGTGAGTATATCGGACCCGATGGGAAGAAGAGCAGAAAAGGTTTTCCGAGAAAGGACGATATCATCGATTCCTTATATAATGAAGAAACCTCGAAAAGATTATGGGATATTTCAGAAACCTTGACAGAGGTCAAATATCGTTTCACTGAAAGCGTGACGCCAAAATGA
- a CDS encoding nucleotide excision repair endonuclease, which yields MVMIKIEIPAADISIKQRKQVIEGDEPAIPEIYGFIDFHLIPRDKGGIILFYNENDELIFVGKARKLRPRVKKHFEDNVSPIKEHRNEVKKIDILLVEDAMEREIYETYMINKLHAKYNVDKVFYK from the coding sequence ATTGTAATGATTAAAATTGAAATCCCTGCAGCGGATATAAGCATCAAACAAAGAAAGCAAGTTATAGAAGGAGACGAACCTGCTATTCCTGAAATTTACGGGTTTATCGATTTTCATTTGATTCCCCGTGATAAAGGCGGCATCATCTTGTTTTACAATGAAAATGATGAACTGATTTTTGTCGGTAAAGCCCGTAAATTAAGACCAAGGGTCAAGAAGCATTTCGAGGATAATGTTTCTCCGATTAAAGAGCATCGTAATGAAGTCAAGAAAATTGACATTCTTTTAGTCGAAGACGCTATGGAACGTGAAATCTATGAAACGTACATGATCAATAAGCTTCATGCTAAATACAACGTCGACAAAGTGTTTTATAAATAA
- a CDS encoding alkaline phosphatase → MNRTWSKKVLPITLASALAFGGLSWSAADRVSAKDKTKKDPEIKNVIFLIGDGMGVSYTSAYRYLKDNPGTKVAERTEFDKYLVGQQMTYPEDSAQNITDSASAATAMSAGVKTYNAAIAVDNDKSEVKTVLEAAKEKGKATGLVATSEITHATPASFGAHDENRKNMNSIADDYYNELVKGKHKIDVLLGGGKSNFVRPDVNLAKAFEKDGYSYVTDKNQMLKDKNEQVLGLFASEGLPKMIDRPSETPSLSDMTSSAIQRLNKDKDGFFLMVEGSQVDWAGHDNDIVGAMSEMEDFEKAYKAAIEFAMKDKHTLVVATADHSTGGFSIGAKGIYNWYGEPIKAAKRTPDFMADAIVKGADVEKTLKQYIDQNEVKLTDGEIKTVTEAAKSKNVTNIDNAIEAIFDNRTNTAWTTGGHTGEDVPVYAYGPYKERFAGQVDNTDQAKIIFDLLKK, encoded by the coding sequence TTGAATCGCACATGGAGTAAAAAGGTATTGCCCATCACACTGGCTTCAGCATTAGCATTTGGAGGTCTATCATGGTCCGCAGCGGATCGTGTTTCGGCAAAGGATAAGACAAAAAAAGACCCGGAAATCAAGAACGTGATATTCCTGATCGGTGACGGCATGGGTGTTTCCTATACCTCCGCTTACCGGTATTTAAAAGATAACCCTGGTACGAAGGTGGCAGAACGGACAGAGTTTGATAAATACTTGGTTGGCCAGCAGATGACTTACCCAGAAGACTCTGCACAAAATATAACGGATTCAGCTTCTGCCGCAACGGCAATGTCTGCCGGAGTGAAGACTTATAACGCTGCTATTGCAGTGGATAACGATAAATCTGAAGTCAAAACCGTATTGGAAGCAGCAAAGGAAAAAGGAAAAGCGACAGGATTGGTTGCCACTTCAGAAATCACTCATGCTACACCTGCATCTTTTGGCGCCCATGATGAAAATCGGAAAAACATGAATTCAATCGCAGACGATTATTATAATGAATTAGTCAAGGGCAAACATAAAATTGACGTCCTATTGGGCGGTGGAAAGTCAAATTTTGTCCGGCCTGATGTCAATTTGGCGAAAGCCTTCGAAAAAGACGGTTACAGTTATGTGACTGATAAAAATCAAATGCTTAAGGACAAAAATGAACAGGTACTTGGTTTATTCGCTTCTGAAGGACTCCCGAAAATGATTGACCGCCCAAGTGAAACGCCTTCTTTGTCAGACATGACAAGTTCGGCGATCCAGCGCTTGAATAAAGACAAAGATGGATTCTTCCTGATGGTCGAGGGAAGCCAGGTCGATTGGGCCGGACATGATAATGATATCGTAGGGGCAATGAGTGAAATGGAAGACTTTGAAAAAGCATATAAAGCGGCCATTGAATTTGCGATGAAAGACAAACATACTTTAGTTGTGGCTACTGCGGATCACTCTACAGGAGGATTCTCGATCGGGGCAAAAGGAATATATAACTGGTATGGTGAACCGATCAAGGCAGCCAAACGCACCCCTGACTTCATGGCGGATGCCATCGTAAAAGGGGCCGATGTTGAAAAGACATTAAAGCAATATATTGATCAAAATGAAGTGAAACTAACTGACGGTGAAATCAAAACGGTAACAGAAGCTGCCAAATCAAAAAATGTGACGAACATCGATAACGCCATCGAAGCCATATTCGACAATCGGACCAATACTGCATGGACTACCGGGGGACATACAGGTGAAGATGTTCCGGTCTACGCATATGGACCATATAAAGAACGTTTTGCAGGGCAGGTCGATAACACGGATCAAGCCAAAATCATCTTTGATCTATTAAAGAAGTAA
- the purT gene encoding phosphoribosylglycinamide formyltransferase 2: MYKSKKILLLGSGELGKEVIIEAQRLGVETVAVDRYEHAPAMQVAHRSYVIDMLDAEQLRGIVEKEQPDLIVPEIEAIATSELIKLEEEGFHVIPTARAAKLTMDREGIRRLASETLEIPTAAYKFADTYEEFVQAAKEVGFPNVVKPLMSSSGKGQSVCRTEGDLEDCWRIAMEGGRVQNGRVIIEEFIRFDSEITLLTVRAINGTMFCAPIGHIQQGGDYIESWQPHDMTGEQIMEAKRIAHAITDELGGYGLFGVELFLSGDKVYFSEVSPRPHDTGLVTLVTQNLSEFALHIRAVLGFPIPEITLISPGASRPLKAQDELSEYSIVGVEQALALPNTQVRLFGKPVTKAGRRVAVALSSADSIELARVNAARALECLVVEK, translated from the coding sequence ATGTATAAATCGAAAAAGATTTTATTATTGGGCTCGGGTGAATTGGGGAAAGAGGTCATAATTGAAGCACAGCGACTTGGTGTGGAGACCGTTGCTGTAGACCGCTATGAACATGCACCTGCCATGCAAGTCGCTCATCGCAGTTATGTGATCGATATGCTGGATGCGGAACAATTAAGGGGAATTGTGGAAAAAGAACAACCCGATTTAATTGTACCGGAAATCGAAGCCATCGCTACATCTGAATTAATCAAATTGGAAGAGGAAGGCTTTCATGTCATTCCGACGGCAAGAGCGGCTAAATTGACTATGGATCGTGAAGGAATCAGGAGATTGGCTTCTGAAACCCTGGAGATTCCGACCGCAGCCTACAAATTCGCAGATACATATGAAGAATTTGTCCAAGCTGCCAAGGAAGTTGGATTTCCCAATGTGGTAAAACCGCTGATGAGTTCCTCAGGTAAAGGGCAAAGTGTGTGCCGCACGGAAGGTGACCTGGAGGATTGCTGGAGGATTGCGATGGAAGGCGGCCGGGTTCAAAATGGACGGGTGATCATTGAAGAGTTTATCCGTTTTGATTCGGAAATCACGTTGCTTACTGTCCGGGCCATAAATGGTACCATGTTTTGTGCCCCCATCGGTCACATTCAGCAGGGCGGGGATTATATTGAATCCTGGCAGCCGCATGATATGACAGGAGAACAAATAATGGAAGCGAAAAGAATTGCGCATGCCATTACGGATGAACTTGGGGGGTACGGATTATTCGGGGTTGAGCTTTTCCTTTCAGGGGATAAAGTCTATTTCAGTGAAGTTTCCCCTCGTCCGCATGATACGGGGCTAGTGACTTTAGTGACTCAGAATCTGTCGGAGTTTGCCCTGCATATTCGGGCGGTTCTAGGATTTCCCATCCCGGAAATCACGCTGATCAGTCCAGGTGCCAGCCGTCCATTAAAAGCGCAGGATGAGTTATCGGAATATTCTATAGTCGGTGTTGAACAGGCTTTGGCTCTACCTAATACACAAGTGCGCCTTTTCGGAAAACCTGTTACAAAGGCAGGTAGAAGGGTCGCAGTCGCCCTGTCGTCTGCCGATTCAATCGAATTGGCGAGAGTGAATGCGGCCCGTGCTCTGGAATGTTTAGTTGTAGAGAAGTAA
- the rpsN gene encoding 30S ribosomal protein S14 has protein sequence MAKKSKVIKAQKQLEMVEKYAQLRKELKEKGDYAALAKLPRDSSPTRVHNRCGVTGRPRGYMRKFNMSRIVFRELAHKGQLPGVKKSSW, from the coding sequence ATGGCGAAAAAATCCAAGGTGATAAAAGCGCAAAAACAGTTGGAAATGGTCGAAAAGTATGCACAACTTAGAAAGGAATTGAAGGAGAAAGGGGATTATGCCGCATTGGCTAAACTCCCTCGTGATTCATCGCCGACAAGGGTCCACAATCGTTGTGGAGTAACGGGGAGGCCTCGTGGATATATGCGCAAATTCAACATGTCACGTATCGTTTTTAGAGAGCTTGCTCATAAAGGGCAACTGCCGGGTGTCAAAAAGTCAAGCTGGTGA
- a CDS encoding VOC family protein, which produces MKEEGFLAVKRVDHIGVVVKDLEKSIAFYQDVLDLKLKARMTHTNGVIELAFLGYEESDETEIELIQGYSDTLPSEATIHHFAITVDDIEEEYARIKSLDNTELIDEEIVTLPNGYRYFYVYGPEKEWIEFFQR; this is translated from the coding sequence ATGAAGGAGGAAGGTTTCTTGGCTGTGAAAAGGGTCGATCACATTGGCGTCGTTGTAAAAGATCTTGAAAAATCCATCGCCTTTTATCAAGATGTGCTGGATTTAAAATTAAAAGCACGCATGACTCATACTAATGGGGTAATCGAACTGGCATTCCTGGGTTACGAAGAGTCGGACGAAACAGAAATAGAATTGATTCAGGGATATAGCGACACACTGCCATCCGAAGCAACGATCCACCATTTTGCCATTACCGTGGATGATATCGAAGAAGAATATGCCCGGATCAAAAGCTTGGATAATACTGAGCTGATTGATGAAGAGATTGTCACCCTTCCAAATGGTTATCGCTATTTCTACGTATATGGACCGGAAAAAGAGTGGATTGAATTTTTCCAAAGGTAA
- a CDS encoding YpzG family protein, producing MSYKDQLDPHSQKFHHNWTRPKRSKSQVNGHTQESQTNIILRSNAKAHRW from the coding sequence ATGAGCTATAAAGATCAATTAGATCCACATTCTCAAAAGTTTCACCATAATTGGACAAGACCTAAGCGTTCAAAATCTCAAGTTAATGGTCATACGCAAGAATCACAAACGAACATTATACTAAGAAGCAATGCAAAGGCTCACAGGTGGTAA